A window from Nycticebus coucang isolate mNycCou1 chromosome X, mNycCou1.pri, whole genome shotgun sequence encodes these proteins:
- the LOC128578198 gene encoding 60S ribosomal protein L21-like — MTYTKGKRRGTRYMFSRPFRKHGVVPLATYMQIYKKGDIVDIKGMGTGQKGMPYKCYHGKTGRVYNVTQHAVGIVVNKQVKGKILVKRTDVHIEHIKHSKRRDSFLKHVKENDQKKKEEAKEKVTWVQLNHQLAPPREAHFVRTNGKEPELLEPIPYEFMA; from the exons atgacatacacaaagggaaagaggagaggcacccgatacatgttctctaggccttttagaaaacatggagttgttcctttggccacatatatgcaaatctacaaaaaaggtgatattgtagacatcaagggaatgggtactggtcaaaaaggcatgccatacaaatgttaccatggcaaaactggaagagtctacaatgtcacccagcatgctgttggcattgtcgtaaacaaacaagttaagggcaagatccttgtGAAGAGGACTgatgttcatattgagcatattaagcactctaagagacgagatagcttcctgaaacatgtgaaggaaaatgatcagaaaaagaaggaa gaagccaaagagaaagttacctgggttcaactgaaccACCAGcttgctccacccagagaagcccactttgtgagaactaatggaaaggagcctgagctcctggaacccattccctatgaattcatggcataa